The Streptomyces sp. A2-16 sequence GCTCACCGCCCTCTACGCCGCCAACCACGAGTTCTTCGCGCTCAGCGGTGACTTCCCGGACCCGGACGACATCCGGCCGGAGCAGGTGGCGGCGGCGCTGGCCGAGGAGCTCGCGCATCCGGACGCGGAAGTACTGCTGGCGCGCAGCGAGGGCCTGCTGGTCGGCATCGCGATCACCCTCGCCCACCACCCCGACCCGGCCGACCCGGACCCGTGGATCGGGCTGCTGATGATCGATGCGGGCGTGCACCGGCAGGGCCACGGGCAGCGGCTGGCGCGGCTCGTCGAGGACCGCCTCCGCGCGGAGGGCCGCACCGCCGTACGCCTCGCCGTCCTCGACGGCAACACGCGCGCCCTCGGCTTCTGGACCACCCTCGGCTACGAGGTCGTCGACCACCGGCCGGACCGCGAACACGGCCGCCCCTGCTCCGTGCTCCGCAAGGCGCTGTCCGCCGACGGGGACGGCACACAGGGCTGAGGGCGTCACGGGCCGGGGCGCGCGGGCTTTCCCTCGCCGTACAGCCAGTCGTCCCAGACCGGGCCGAAGTCCTCGTCGGGGGCGAGGTCCTCGACGTACGACGTGAAGTCCTCGGTGTCGGCGGTGCCGTGGCGGTGGGTCGTTGGCCAGTCGCGGAGGAGGGCGAAGAAGGCGGTGTCGCCGAGCCGGCGGCGGATCTGGTGGAGGACCATCGCGCCGCGCTGGTAGACGGGGCTGTCGGAGATGTGCGCCGCGCTCGACGGCTTGCCGGGCGGGAAGGACCAGAGGTCCTCGTAGTCGTCCTCGCCATGGGCGTACAGCGCGTCGAA is a genomic window containing:
- a CDS encoding GNAT family N-acetyltransferase — encoded protein: MLLTPLDLTPDHDIPAPLLTELTALYAANHEFFALSGDFPDPDDIRPEQVAAALAEELAHPDAEVLLARSEGLLVGIAITLAHHPDPADPDPWIGLLMIDAGVHRQGHGQRLARLVEDRLRAEGRTAVRLAVLDGNTRALGFWTTLGYEVVDHRPDREHGRPCSVLRKALSADGDGTQG